In Glycine max cultivar Williams 82 chromosome 4, Glycine_max_v4.0, whole genome shotgun sequence, the genomic stretch TATAATCAAGCTGCTAATTTCTGTATGTCCTTCCCTTTATTATGCATGTCAACTGTCAAGACAATTTAACACGCACCTGGCACCCCAGCGTCCAAGCCATCTTCGACCATTTCCCCAAACCATTGCACCCTGCCTAGACAGGGATTTCCTGCATCCAACAAGAGCAACATCTCTGTAGAAATGTTCTAACCCAAACATCAAACTGCAACTGGCTTCGAGTTACGGAGGTGAGGAGggaaaagggaggtgtaattaaTAATTGCCTAAACATAAGCGGTGGTTTGACTTTGAACAATGAGATTTCTTAGGTAAGATTCAaagaatgttttttttcatgaagATCGAGGTCAATCTTAGTTTACaagtcataaatatttttttattcataaaagttAAAGACAGATtgatatgataaaatttataacatttaCTTATATCctaatcaattaattaagttaGATCCCATTAATTATAACTTAGAATTATGAGTTAAAAATCTTTCTCTTAACTTTCCAATAACAAAAAACACATATATGCtacaaattatagaaaaaatgcATGTGGACAAGCTAACACCGCACATAGAAAAATGGAGCCgccattaattaatttatttttcaaaagttcgctattatatttctttttttcatatatattttaattttatttacacaGATAAAATTGAGAAACTTTGGTGTGATTAGTTCATTTATATTGGTGGTGTGGTGTGACAGTGGCCTCCGCGAACCTCGCTGGTACTCGGATCTCTGGTTGTGTTCGAAATCTTGATATAAGAAGTATGCTTTCCTATCGGCTTTGGGTTTTTCAGTCGTGTTTATATACCAAAATAAACAAGTGAGATGCAGGTAGAAGCTTGATATACGTgctaaaaatatatgattagaCTTGTATAGTTATATTAAAATCTCCAACCTTAGCTTAAAtggaatacatttttttttatggccCTGAATTGGAATACTTAGAAGTGGAATATGAAAGCAAATTAGCCCTGAACTGAGTGAATTACTATATGATGACTCGGAAGCACATTTGTTCATTCAAATCCAGAACAATGATGCAGCTCAAAGTGAccactaattaattatatatatgatgaatttCATCAATCGTCATGCCACTTATCCCACCAATTTCATGGTATTAGTAATGTGCATGACATTGACCTTAGATCATTTGTATGGAATGCTACAACAATGTCTAATTAAACAAAGCCGAGGCCTTTACTTAAATTTTGCTGACTTTCTCTTCTTGATATATTGTGCCTTCCACATCACTTTTTTCATCATGGCGATGGACTAATTAAgccttattattattgttaatgcTATCATTCCTTGGAGCTGTGACCGGTAGCTGTCGTTGGTCTTCTGGAAAGTTATTTTCTGCAGGGGACGGTGTCATCAGACCTCTACGTTCTTTAGCTTTTCCCCACACAACTAGATAAAGCCCAAGAACCACAACTATTGCTCCAATAATACTGATATCATTCAAATGCAGCACAAAAATAGGGGAAATGAGGTCAgtcatgagaaaaaaaaatgtggacaATTCAAGATGAGAATTGAAGTGTATTTTGctacttaattaatttgtagtACCTTCCAAGGAAGAGTTGTTCAGATAAGATGATGCAGGCCAAGGCCGTAACAATGATCATACGCAGGGGATTAAAAGCAGTCACAATAACTGGGCCCATAATTTTTGAGACCATGCCTTGTATGTAATACTGAACTCCAGACGTAACTATTCcctgtaataaaaaataagataattaaggataaattaaaaaaaataataataataataataaggacCATAGGGTGCAATACAATATTAGAGCTAGGGTGGGGTCgttatgtttttcatttttcagctCAAATAGTTGGGTTAGGTACTTATTACTGTACAATCTTATATATCCAATCCAAAAGCACTTACCGCGTAAGCAGGAGCAAAGAGACGTGTATCCCAACCAAGGGACCAAGCATGAGGGTGGTGGCGTTCTGCGAAGATTGCAACAATAGAGCTTTGAAGTGCTCCTACAAAGCAAACCCAAGTGGCCAGAGACATCTCTGCTGGGTATTTTCTCAATGTTATGGCCTACATATCACCAAACAACGAATCATTCATTTTCCATAGGATATCAATAGATATGTGAATatgtgattttatttaatttttatgtgtaTGTAACAATATGATCCATATATATTGGCTATATATTCCTGCAGCAACTTACATATATACCTGTAATATGTAAAATGCAGAAAAGCCAGCACAACCAATGAGGAGGAACAATGTCCCTATGACCCAATGGTTACCAGTTTCTGTGGCCACATTCTCAGGTTGGCTAGGATGGCTAGTTGAAGATCGCATAAAACTAAGAACGGGTCCTTTGTACAGTGCCATAAGCAAGGTGCCTCCAAATGTTATTACTGTGCCAATCACTTTGGCTTGACATGCCACCTCCTTAATCTTCAT encodes the following:
- the LOC100811984 gene encoding uncharacterized protein LOC100811984 gives rise to the protein MGTWFTNARPYLLLVAVQFGSAGMFIFAMDAIKKGMSHYVFIVYRNAIASVSLAPFAFVLERKVRPKMTFRVFSEIMALAFFEIILDQCFALLGMKFTSASFLSAVMNSAPSVTFVMAVILRMEHMKIKEVACQAKVIGTVITFGGTLLMALYKGPVLSFMRSSTSHPSQPENVATETGNHWVIGTLFLLIGCAGFSAFYILQAITLRKYPAEMSLATWVCFVGALQSSIVAIFAERHHPHAWSLGWDTRLFAPAYAGIVTSGVQYYIQGMVSKIMGPVIVTAFNPLRMIIVTALACIILSEQLFLGSIIGAIVVVLGLYLVVWGKAKERRGLMTPSPAENNFPEDQRQLPVTAPRNDSINNNNKA